The sequence TTTCGATGTCCGCGACAGCGGCATCGGCATGAGCGAGGAGCAGATGGGCCGGCTGTTCCAGGCCTTCACCCAGGCGGATTCCTCCACCACGCGCAATTTTGGCGGCACCGGGCTCGGGCTCACCATCACCAAGCACTTCGCGGCCATGCTCGGCGGCACCATCGCGGTGGCGAGCGAGCCGGGCAAGGGTTCGACCTTCACCATCGAGCTGCCGGTCGAGGCGCATCTGGTGGGCGCGCTCGGCGATGAGGACGAGATCGTCGATCCCGGCGCGCCGACGACGCCGGGAGCGATCACCGTGCTGGTGGTCGATGACGACCCGGCGGTGCATGACGTGCTCACCGCCACGCTCGGCAAGGAAGGCTATGTGCTGCGCCACGCCCGCGACGGGGTGGAGGCGCTCAACATCATGCGCAAGGAGCCTCCCGATATCGTCACGCTCGACGTGATGATGCCGAAGATCGACGGCTGGTCGGTGCTCGGCATCATGAAATCGGAGCCGGCGCTGGCGCATATCCCGGTCATCATGCTCACCATCGTCGACGACCGGAATCTCGGCTATTCGCTCGGCGCCTCGGAATACATGACCAAGCCGATCGACCGGCAGCGGCTGGTCGCGCTGGTGCATAAATTCGCCCCCGGCAATGAGGACGGCGTGGTGCTGGTGGTCGATGACGACGCCGAGGTGCGCGCGATCATGCGGACCACCATCGAGGGCGCCGGCCTGCCGGTGGCCGAGGCCGCCAATGGCGAAGAGGCGCTGGAATGGCTCCGCGCGCACCCGCTTCCCGCGCTCGTGCTGCTCGACCTGATGATGCCCAGGATGGACGGCTTCGCCTTCCTCACCCATGTGCGGGCCGAGCCGGCCTATGGCGAACTGCCCATCGTCGTGCTCACGGCCAAGGAACTCACCGAGGATGAGCGCGAGTTCCTGGCCCGCAACACGCTGCTGATCCTGAACAAGGGCGCGCAGCCGATCGGCTCGCTCGGCGCGGCGCTCGGCACGATCGCCAGCCACGGCCATTGAGAGGGTGCGATGACGAAGATTCTCCTCGTCGAGGACAATGAGATGAACCGCGACATGCTCTCGCGGCGTCTCGCCCGCAATGGCTTCGAAGTGTTGATCGCGGTCAACGGCCAGGAGGGGGTGGACATCGCCCTTGCCGAGAAGCCGGCGCTGATCCTGATGGATATGAGCCTGCCGGTGCTCGACGGCTGGGAGGCGACGCGGCAGGTGAAGGCGCATCCCGAGACGGCCTCCATTCCGGTCATCGCCCTCACCGCCCACGCCATGGCGTCGGACCGCGAGCAGGCCATGGCGGCGGGCTGCGACGACTTCGACACTAAGCCGGTGGAACTGCCGCGCCTGCTGGAGAAGATCCGCAGCCGGCTCGGCCTGCCGGGCTGAGGGGGATCGGTGTCGTCACCGTTCTGTCATGCGAAGCTTTCATAACGGCCTGCGCCTTGCATTCCTGCCGTCACTTGGCGGCGAAAGAAATGCTCTTCGTGCGCCCATCCAATAATCAACGGACGACAAGGTAGGCCATGGCGACCATCGCGCTTCTGTTCAGCGGGCTGGGGCTGTTCTTCATCGGGGTGCGCGGGCTGTCCGCCAATCTGGTGCCGCTGGTCGGCCGGCGCACCCGCGCCGCCTTCGCACGGGCCCTGCGCGGCAATTTCAGCGCCGCGATCAGCGGCACGCTGGCGGGGATGATCACCCAGAGTTCCACCGCCGTGTCGTGGATCGTCGTGTCCTTCGTGCGCGGCGGCGTGCTCACCGACGGGCCGGCGCTGCTGGCGCCGAGCTGGGCCAATGTCGGCACCTCGTTGCTGCCGCTGATCGTCGCCGTGGATACCTCGACCGCTGCCGGCCTCGTCATCGGCGTGGTGGGCTTCATCACCTATTTCCGGCTGGTGCGCGGCGACCGCATGCGCAACGCGCTCGACGCGGCGC comes from Ancylobacter polymorphus and encodes:
- a CDS encoding response regulator encodes the protein MTKILLVEDNEMNRDMLSRRLARNGFEVLIAVNGQEGVDIALAEKPALILMDMSLPVLDGWEATRQVKAHPETASIPVIALTAHAMASDREQAMAAGCDDFDTKPVELPRLLEKIRSRLGLPG